The Mycobacterium sp. 3519A genome contains a region encoding:
- a CDS encoding O-antigen ligase: MVLIVAVVLMAILPDLVQYLSVGHVPETDRVMPPRISPSKAAIAATYGALLLVCAVLVLMRGYSGRKIAALSILLLGVIFPYIVPPVWPGTADAIRVAVAAAVTVAAWNIGAPVGGLKWLSITGSLIGASAIVAGLIIPEHAMYMKGSSTTIIMGWQLAGPFAHSNVLGIYCVLALAFTPLIVTLRWRITHGLILCAAIMASASRTALVAVGVLVLWWIVCRFRSVISVRLAGTVLVGVCTATMVVVPFLSWKGVAFTGKALSGRGHIWATCLSAWDDSPIVGLGVDWFKRSENIWSMLGGFIPPHGHNLVVDTLVRSGLVGVCIVGLVLLAATHAIRAFDVSRDQIACFGYLIMFLFVSITEAIWLLPNMQLFPVVGLAIAVVIVARSDVQEPAAEQPPLGADGVEQN, from the coding sequence GTGGTCCTGATCGTCGCAGTAGTACTGATGGCGATACTTCCTGACCTGGTGCAATACCTGAGCGTCGGGCATGTACCGGAAACAGATCGTGTTATGCCGCCGAGAATCTCACCTTCGAAAGCGGCCATTGCGGCGACCTATGGTGCGTTGTTGCTCGTTTGTGCGGTTCTGGTCCTTATGCGCGGATATTCAGGCCGGAAAATTGCTGCGCTGTCTATTCTTCTGCTCGGCGTCATCTTTCCATACATTGTTCCCCCCGTCTGGCCTGGAACCGCGGATGCCATCCGCGTTGCTGTGGCCGCAGCGGTAACCGTTGCAGCATGGAATATCGGGGCACCCGTCGGCGGACTGAAATGGCTGTCGATAACCGGATCGTTAATTGGTGCATCCGCGATTGTAGCTGGCCTAATAATTCCTGAACATGCGATGTATATGAAAGGTTCGTCAACAACCATAATTATGGGTTGGCAGCTGGCGGGCCCGTTCGCGCATAGCAACGTGCTTGGTATTTACTGCGTACTTGCGCTTGCCTTTACCCCCCTCATCGTGACTCTCCGCTGGAGAATCACCCACGGTCTTATACTATGCGCAGCAATTATGGCGTCGGCATCGCGGACTGCGCTGGTGGCGGTCGGTGTCCTGGTTCTGTGGTGGATAGTTTGTCGTTTTCGATCAGTTATTTCGGTTCGTCTTGCGGGTACAGTATTGGTCGGCGTTTGCACGGCCACTATGGTTGTGGTCCCATTTCTGAGCTGGAAAGGAGTCGCCTTTACCGGCAAGGCTTTGAGCGGGCGGGGGCATATTTGGGCAACGTGCCTCAGCGCATGGGATGATTCTCCCATCGTCGGTTTGGGTGTTGATTGGTTCAAAAGGTCAGAAAACATCTGGTCGATGCTGGGCGGTTTTATACCCCCACACGGGCACAATCTTGTTGTCGACACACTCGTAAGGTCTGGTCTTGTGGGTGTCTGCATTGTAGGGCTCGTGCTGTTGGCGGCGACCCATGCGATACGGGCGTTTGACGTCTCGCGGGATCAGATTGCCTGCTTTGGATATCTGATCATGTTCCTTTTTGTATCGATTACCGAGGCCATTTGGCTTCTGCCAAACATGCAGCTGTTTCCAGTTGTTGGCCTAGCTATCGCAGTTGTGATCGTCGCGAGGTCTGATGTTCAGGAACCAGCCGCTGAACAGCCCCCCCTCGGCGCAGATGGTGTCGAGCAAAATTGA
- a CDS encoding LuxR family transcriptional regulator — protein sequence MPGVVDRPLEIRAVSDFLRSAAHQPAALVIEGEAGIGKTTLWISAVEQARQSGFRVYTARVGQAESGLAYAAVADLLRDVDADTVAELPDVQKLAVDRVLLRASSDEHATDQRVVAAAFAAVFDRLAGDSPVLIAIDDVQWLDRSSHDVVAYAARRFKGPVALLFTERSEADGGSTVSWLQLSRPDGIDRLRVGPLSLGGLHVLISGRLGRSFPRPTMVRIAEISGGNPFFALELARAIDAGPSNSLTGLPSSLAELMRLRIGRLERDARTLLLAAASAANPTVELLAAVTGVPIESLGEAEAKGIVVIDGNVVRFTHPLLAQSVYADATARERRAMHRSLAQAVTLPELKARHMALAAAKADADTLSALDAAASEAVARGAPAAAAELIELAIGLGGDAPERRIRAAEQHFHAGDHSRARALAEKTLNGPAPRALRAAALNLMAGIHLYDDNWGDAVAALEHALDDAEDNPPLLIRTLVLLAFGKRMMSKYDDSLFYARKAVTYAEHLGDPALTSRALAMSVQLNFMFGNGVDHEDLRRAIELEDFDLEALSPFSASMIEGLMFAWTGRLDEAHDRMEAVQRRCADRGAENDVTAVASCDALVEIWRGDFVAAEKLADEAMERAEQGSGSLAIALSMRALATAYLGREEDSRAAATAAIDIANRGSTPRLAQWPVTAMGFLEVSVGNYAEALAVLAPMRRVLKAIPGTEIMTASFIPDAVEAMISLGRSDDAEQLIRRLERNGRRFHRAWMLAVGGRCRSMWLAAKGDVEGAAQSAKEAMAHHDRLPMPFERARTQLLLGQLQRRQRQKEGSRATLREALQTFQELGTPLWAKRVEAELARAEVAPTRDLALTPSEQRVAELAASGMTNKDVAAALFISPKTVEANLGRIYRKLGIRTRAELGRVIGES from the coding sequence ATGCCGGGCGTGGTGGACCGGCCGCTGGAAATCCGTGCGGTTTCGGACTTCCTGCGGTCAGCAGCACACCAGCCCGCTGCGCTCGTCATCGAAGGTGAAGCCGGCATCGGGAAGACCACGCTGTGGATATCGGCCGTCGAGCAGGCCCGGCAAAGTGGCTTTCGGGTGTACACCGCGCGGGTGGGGCAGGCCGAGTCGGGGCTGGCGTACGCCGCGGTGGCGGATTTGCTGCGCGACGTCGACGCCGACACCGTCGCCGAACTGCCCGATGTGCAGAAGCTGGCCGTCGACCGCGTGCTGCTGCGGGCGAGCAGCGACGAGCACGCCACCGATCAGCGGGTGGTGGCCGCGGCGTTCGCGGCGGTGTTCGACCGCCTGGCCGGTGACTCCCCGGTGCTGATCGCGATCGACGACGTGCAATGGCTCGACAGGTCCAGCCACGACGTGGTGGCTTATGCGGCCCGACGGTTCAAGGGTCCGGTCGCGTTGTTGTTCACCGAGAGGTCGGAGGCAGACGGCGGCAGCACGGTGTCCTGGCTGCAGCTGTCCAGGCCCGACGGCATCGATCGGTTGCGGGTCGGGCCGCTGAGCCTGGGTGGGCTGCATGTGCTGATCTCGGGGCGTCTGGGCCGGTCGTTTCCGCGACCGACGATGGTGCGCATCGCCGAAATCTCGGGCGGCAACCCGTTCTTCGCACTCGAGTTGGCCCGGGCGATCGACGCGGGCCCGTCGAATTCACTGACGGGGCTGCCGAGCTCGCTGGCGGAGCTGATGAGGCTGCGGATCGGACGGCTGGAACGCGACGCGCGCACGCTGTTGTTGGCGGCGGCATCGGCGGCGAATCCGACCGTGGAGTTGTTGGCTGCGGTCACTGGCGTGCCGATCGAGTCGCTCGGTGAGGCGGAAGCCAAGGGGATCGTCGTGATCGACGGCAACGTGGTGCGGTTCACCCATCCGCTGTTGGCGCAGAGCGTCTATGCCGATGCGACCGCGCGTGAGCGCCGGGCGATGCACCGGTCGTTGGCGCAGGCGGTGACGCTGCCGGAACTGAAGGCCAGGCATATGGCGTTGGCGGCAGCCAAGGCCGACGCCGACACGCTGAGCGCGCTGGATGCCGCGGCCTCCGAAGCGGTGGCGCGCGGTGCGCCGGCCGCGGCGGCTGAGTTGATCGAGTTGGCGATCGGGTTGGGTGGCGATGCGCCCGAGCGCCGTATCCGCGCGGCGGAGCAGCATTTCCATGCGGGTGATCACAGTCGGGCCCGCGCATTGGCCGAAAAGACACTCAACGGGCCTGCGCCGCGGGCGCTGCGTGCGGCGGCCCTCAATCTGATGGCCGGCATCCATCTTTACGACGACAACTGGGGCGACGCCGTCGCGGCACTCGAGCACGCACTCGACGACGCCGAAGACAATCCGCCGTTGTTGATACGGACGCTTGTGCTGCTGGCGTTCGGCAAACGGATGATGTCGAAGTACGACGACTCGTTGTTCTACGCGCGCAAGGCCGTGACCTACGCCGAGCATCTCGGCGATCCGGCGCTGACCAGTAGGGCGTTGGCGATGTCGGTGCAGTTGAACTTCATGTTCGGCAACGGTGTCGATCACGAGGATCTGCGTCGGGCGATCGAACTGGAGGATTTCGACCTCGAGGCACTGTCGCCGTTCAGCGCCAGCATGATCGAGGGCTTGATGTTCGCCTGGACGGGGCGGTTGGACGAGGCCCACGACAGGATGGAGGCCGTGCAACGGCGGTGCGCGGACCGCGGCGCGGAGAACGACGTCACCGCGGTCGCGAGTTGCGACGCGTTGGTCGAGATCTGGCGGGGCGATTTCGTGGCGGCCGAGAAGCTGGCCGACGAGGCGATGGAACGGGCCGAACAAGGCAGCGGTTCGTTGGCGATCGCGTTGTCGATGCGGGCGTTGGCGACGGCTTACCTTGGGCGGGAAGAGGATTCGCGGGCCGCGGCCACAGCAGCCATCGACATCGCGAATCGTGGGTCCACGCCGCGGTTGGCGCAGTGGCCGGTCACGGCGATGGGCTTCCTGGAGGTGTCGGTCGGCAACTACGCCGAGGCGCTGGCGGTGCTGGCGCCGATGCGCCGCGTCCTCAAGGCGATTCCGGGCACGGAGATCATGACGGCGTCGTTCATCCCCGATGCGGTCGAGGCGATGATCTCCCTTGGCCGCAGCGACGACGCGGAGCAGTTGATCCGTCGGCTGGAACGCAACGGCCGCAGATTCCACCGGGCGTGGATGCTGGCCGTCGGCGGGCGGTGCCGCAGCATGTGGCTGGCGGCCAAGGGGGATGTCGAGGGCGCGGCGCAATCTGCGAAGGAGGCGATGGCGCACCACGATCGGCTGCCGATGCCGTTCGAGCGGGCTCGTACGCAGTTGTTGCTCGGACAGTTGCAGCGGCGGCAACGGCAGAAGGAGGGTTCACGCGCGACGCTGCGTGAGGCACTGCAGACGTTCCAGGAGTTGGGGACGCCGCTGTGGGCGAAGCGGGTGGAGGCCGAGCTGGCGCGGGCCGAGGTGGCCCCTACGCGTGATCTCGCGCTGACGCCGTCCGAGCAGCGCGTGGCCGAGTTGGCGGCGTCAGGCATGACGAACAAAGACGTCGCGGCCGCGTTGTTCATCAGCCCGAAGACCGTCGAGGCAAACCTTGGGCGGATTTACCGCAAGCTCGGGATCAGGACGCGGGCGGAACTGGGGAGGGTGATCGGTGAGAGCTGA
- a CDS encoding endonuclease/exonuclease/phosphatase family protein: MDVLDVIAVAATAVAAFALASRYLPGVHRAVLATAALSPYLAVGAPVAAVLFGLTRNWAGVVVAVALTVASVWVRWRWYVAAKTDGDVRVRVVSANLRYGRADAVGVVRLADNADVLAVQELTPEKAELIEAAGIGALLPHRYLRAREGPAGVGIWSRYPLSACRDYDEFWLGLITARVEVPGLDAQATVASTHMSAPWPDPMQGWRDDLARLAEVLGEIGASAPGPVIVAGDLHATPDAREVPRLLRGGHRDAAEQAGGGLTRTHPADIALPPVFAVDHLLLRGATATTVRTAAIPGSDHRALLAVVSPDDQTVMKL; the protein is encoded by the coding sequence ATGGACGTTCTCGACGTCATCGCGGTCGCGGCCACCGCTGTGGCCGCGTTTGCGTTGGCCAGCCGGTACCTGCCAGGTGTGCACCGCGCAGTCCTGGCGACCGCGGCACTGTCGCCGTATCTGGCGGTCGGTGCGCCCGTCGCCGCGGTGCTGTTCGGACTCACCCGCAACTGGGCCGGGGTGGTTGTGGCGGTCGCGTTGACGGTTGCGAGCGTGTGGGTCCGGTGGCGCTGGTACGTGGCGGCGAAGACCGATGGTGATGTCCGCGTCCGGGTCGTCTCGGCGAACCTGCGCTACGGACGCGCGGATGCGGTCGGCGTCGTCCGACTGGCCGACAACGCGGACGTCCTTGCGGTGCAGGAACTTACGCCGGAGAAGGCGGAGCTGATCGAGGCCGCGGGCATCGGCGCGCTGCTGCCCCATCGCTATTTGCGGGCGCGCGAGGGCCCCGCGGGTGTCGGTATCTGGAGCCGATACCCGCTCTCGGCCTGCCGCGACTACGACGAATTCTGGCTCGGGCTGATCACGGCACGGGTCGAGGTGCCCGGCCTGGATGCGCAGGCCACGGTTGCGAGCACGCACATGTCGGCACCATGGCCGGATCCGATGCAGGGTTGGCGTGACGACCTTGCGAGGCTCGCGGAGGTGCTCGGCGAGATCGGCGCGTCGGCGCCGGGCCCGGTGATCGTGGCGGGTGATCTGCACGCGACACCCGACGCGCGCGAGGTTCCGCGGCTGTTGCGCGGCGGCCACCGCGACGCCGCCGAGCAGGCTGGGGGCGGACTGACCAGAACACACCCGGCCGACATCGCGCTGCCCCCGGTGTTCGCGGTCGACCACCTTTTGCTGCGCGGCGCGACGGCCACCACGGTGCGCACCGCGGCCATCCCCGGTTCGGACCATCGCGCCCTGCTGGCGGTCGTCAGTCCCGATGACCAAACCGTGATGAAGCTATAG
- a CDS encoding RNA polymerase sigma factor, translating to MTNLDGVFRREWGPAVAALARWSGDLSVAEDAVQEAFAEALRVWPRDGVPDNPGGWLLTVARNRARDRLRRESVRPGKELAAVVDDIRARTDRVDVHPVRDDELRMMFTCAHPALDPASQLALTLRLISGLTVAEIARALMQSQAAVGQRITRAKNKIRHANIPLRVPPAELLAERTPHVLACIYSVFTEGYWSTAGPSVIRDELCDEGVRLAGELCALMPDERDAHALAALVLLHDSRRQTRLSTDGALVPLDEQDRTQWDRGRIARGLERLARAEGATGPYLPQAVIAALHATAPSWRDTDWTTICTAYDRLIEITDSPVARANRAMAIGFRDGFGAGLAALDAVADDPRLAGTNTVITIRADLLRRAGRYEDAVQCYRVALQRNGSPAAQEFLQRRLVECGGTA from the coding sequence ATGACCAACCTGGACGGCGTCTTTCGACGCGAATGGGGGCCAGCCGTCGCGGCGCTCGCCCGCTGGTCGGGTGACCTCAGCGTCGCCGAGGACGCCGTCCAGGAAGCCTTCGCCGAGGCGCTGCGGGTGTGGCCGCGCGACGGTGTGCCGGACAATCCGGGCGGATGGCTTCTGACAGTGGCCCGCAACCGGGCGCGGGACCGACTGCGACGCGAATCAGTGCGCCCGGGAAAGGAACTCGCAGCCGTGGTGGACGACATCCGGGCCCGCACCGACCGGGTCGACGTGCATCCCGTGCGCGACGACGAGCTGCGGATGATGTTCACCTGCGCGCATCCGGCGCTCGACCCGGCCTCCCAGCTGGCATTGACGCTGCGGCTGATCTCCGGGTTGACGGTCGCGGAGATCGCGCGGGCACTGATGCAGTCGCAAGCCGCGGTCGGACAGCGAATCACCAGGGCCAAGAACAAGATCCGACACGCCAACATCCCGCTGCGGGTGCCGCCGGCCGAACTGCTAGCTGAGCGCACCCCGCACGTGTTGGCCTGCATCTACTCGGTGTTCACCGAGGGGTACTGGTCGACGGCAGGTCCGTCGGTGATCCGCGACGAGTTGTGCGACGAGGGAGTGCGGCTGGCCGGTGAGTTGTGCGCGCTGATGCCCGACGAGCGCGACGCACACGCGTTGGCAGCGCTTGTGCTGCTGCATGATTCACGTCGGCAGACCCGGCTCAGCACGGACGGGGCGCTGGTGCCGCTCGACGAGCAGGACCGCACCCAGTGGGACCGCGGCAGGATCGCGCGCGGGCTGGAGCGGCTCGCTCGCGCCGAGGGCGCGACGGGTCCCTATCTACCGCAGGCGGTGATCGCAGCGCTGCACGCGACGGCGCCGAGTTGGCGCGACACCGACTGGACGACGATCTGCACCGCATACGACCGGCTGATCGAGATCACCGACTCCCCCGTCGCCCGCGCCAACCGTGCGATGGCCATCGGCTTTCGCGACGGATTCGGCGCGGGTCTGGCCGCCCTCGACGCGGTCGCCGACGATCCGCGACTGGCGGGCACCAACACGGTGATCACGATCCGCGCTGACCTGCTGCGCCGCGCAGGCCGCTACGAGGACGCGGTGCAGTGCTATCGGGTTGCGTTACAGCGCAACGGCTCCCCCGCTGCCCAGGAGTTCCTCCAGCGCCGCCTCGTCGAGTGCGGCGGCACCGCTTGA
- a CDS encoding YciI family protein, producing MHYLALLLGEPTTPLTPDEQAAGMAAYQALHAKAGSAILAGDALTPSATGVRITGGPDAPTVTDGPFAESAEVACGYYVFEADNLDEALALARDVPAAQHGAVEVRPIYHTFDPAWPSAGAQWLALLLEPPASAHTPDTPEWLAEAARHGEFAAAAGDHIVAGAALHEPASATTVRVRDSKVLLTDGPFPESAEIATGFYLLSASDRDEAVKVASMIPGTTVELRQLMGVSGL from the coding sequence ATGCACTACCTAGCGCTGCTGCTCGGCGAGCCCACCACACCGCTGACCCCCGACGAGCAGGCCGCCGGAATGGCGGCATATCAGGCGCTGCACGCCAAGGCCGGGTCGGCGATCCTGGCGGGCGATGCGCTGACCCCGTCGGCGACGGGTGTGCGCATCACCGGCGGCCCCGATGCACCGACAGTGACCGACGGCCCATTCGCCGAAAGCGCCGAGGTGGCCTGCGGCTACTACGTATTCGAGGCCGACAACCTCGACGAGGCGCTGGCGTTGGCCCGCGATGTCCCGGCCGCCCAACACGGCGCGGTCGAGGTTCGGCCGATCTACCACACCTTCGATCCGGCGTGGCCGAGCGCCGGCGCCCAATGGTTGGCGCTGCTGCTGGAACCACCCGCCTCCGCGCACACCCCCGACACGCCCGAGTGGCTGGCCGAAGCGGCCCGACACGGCGAATTCGCCGCTGCCGCAGGCGACCACATCGTGGCCGGCGCCGCGTTGCACGAGCCGGCGTCGGCGACGACGGTGCGTGTTCGCGACAGCAAGGTGCTGCTGACCGACGGCCCGTTCCCGGAGAGCGCCGAGATCGCCACCGGCTTCTACCTGCTGTCGGCCTCCGACCGCGACGAGGCCGTCAAGGTCGCGTCGATGATCCCGGGGACGACGGTGGAGCTTCGGCAACTCATGGGCGTCTCGGGGCTGTAA
- a CDS encoding PE-PPE domain-containing protein encodes MRKTARAFVLVLLALLTSAVLGISSAFVAAFALGATTALIVPGTGTPNANNVTNYMENARSRYLAPFTTCTDASCTLDGINYPASFYPLGFIGNWCPGFKCDTWNKSVGTGVANLDTALRNLLDNTTDNVVIFGYSQGGAVVSDELGNLGDLTPEQRARIQAVTIGNAFNPDGGIFTRLGFLPTIPFLNITFGPKMPTNTGIPITSIGFQYDPVMYAPTFWGNPFTMLNALAAFDSVHGYYLTPNGNGPTDPIAYGYTDAQLQAILATPCPGPNCRVDANGNKYYMLPAKSLPIVNAVMAAVPAALQPVAKPVADLVTPVLKVLIDLGYDFSGDPGKERWLSPLPFNPIQNWPAVGVNLVAATVQGVQAFVKDLGGLVPNLTPAVQAPVTPAPVSTLAAAKTTETTEPTDKTTDKKQLTTKLTAVKDKDTGTAAQQSADDPEKTTASSEEKPATKPESTTDEKKADEGKADEGKADEKNTDDKKTDEKKTDKKKTDKKKTDKKKAEKSEKTAADKSDEGKAAA; translated from the coding sequence ATGCGTAAGACGGCCCGCGCCTTCGTTCTGGTTCTTCTCGCCCTGCTCACCTCGGCCGTTCTCGGCATCTCGTCGGCCTTCGTCGCGGCATTCGCCCTTGGCGCCACCACGGCACTCATCGTGCCGGGCACGGGCACGCCGAACGCGAACAACGTGACGAACTACATGGAGAACGCCCGAAGCCGATACCTGGCCCCGTTCACCACCTGCACCGACGCCTCGTGCACCCTGGACGGCATCAATTACCCGGCGTCGTTCTACCCGCTGGGCTTCATCGGCAACTGGTGTCCAGGGTTCAAGTGCGACACGTGGAACAAGTCGGTCGGTACGGGCGTGGCGAACCTCGACACTGCACTGAGGAACCTGCTCGACAACACGACCGACAACGTCGTCATCTTCGGCTACTCGCAGGGCGGCGCGGTGGTCTCCGATGAGTTGGGCAATCTCGGTGACCTCACGCCGGAGCAGCGCGCCCGCATCCAAGCGGTGACGATCGGGAACGCCTTCAATCCCGACGGCGGAATCTTCACCCGGCTGGGCTTCTTGCCGACGATCCCGTTCCTGAACATCACGTTCGGTCCGAAAATGCCGACCAATACCGGGATTCCGATCACCAGCATCGGGTTCCAGTACGACCCCGTCATGTACGCCCCGACATTCTGGGGCAACCCGTTCACGATGCTGAACGCGTTGGCCGCGTTCGACAGCGTGCACGGCTACTACCTGACGCCCAACGGGAACGGGCCGACCGATCCGATCGCGTATGGCTACACGGATGCGCAGCTGCAGGCCATTTTGGCCACGCCGTGCCCTGGCCCGAACTGTCGCGTCGACGCGAACGGCAACAAGTACTACATGCTTCCGGCGAAGAGCCTGCCGATCGTGAACGCGGTCATGGCAGCAGTTCCCGCCGCGCTGCAGCCGGTGGCCAAGCCGGTCGCGGATCTGGTCACGCCGGTGCTGAAGGTGCTGATCGATCTGGGTTACGACTTCAGCGGCGATCCGGGCAAGGAGCGGTGGCTTTCGCCGTTGCCGTTCAACCCAATTCAGAATTGGCCCGCGGTGGGCGTGAACCTGGTCGCCGCCACGGTGCAGGGCGTCCAGGCGTTCGTCAAGGACCTCGGCGGGCTGGTTCCGAACCTCACCCCGGCGGTGCAGGCGCCCGTCACACCCGCACCGGTGTCGACGCTGGCGGCAGCGAAGACCACCGAAACGACCGAGCCGACCGACAAGACGACCGACAAGAAGCAACTGACCACGAAGCTGACAGCGGTCAAGGACAAGGACACCGGCACGGCGGCACAGCAGTCGGCCGACGACCCTGAGAAGACGACGGCTTCGAGCGAGGAAAAGCCCGCGACGAAGCCGGAGTCGACGACGGACGAGAAGAAGGCCGACGAGGGCAAGGCCGACGAGGGCAAGGCGGACGAGAAGAACACCGACGACAAGAAGACTGACGAGAAGAAGACCGACAAGAAGAAGACCGACAAGAAGAAGACCGACAAGAAGAAGGCCGAGAAGTCTGAGAAGACAGCGGCCGACAAGTCGGACGAGGGCAAGGCGGCGGCCTGA
- a CDS encoding PE-PPE domain-containing protein produces the protein MRKSVRAILLVVLALLSTVVLGVAAAFTSALSLAASTATVLIMGGTGTPDPDAEPGYVPNVLNYYVLTNTPCTDPTVDCVPLAVVTPETAWPLYGGLSALTWKDSINQGVEDLDAEVQPRLATLSADNRLVIFGYSQSGAIVSIEKQRLAEQLTPEEQEFVKWDIIGNVSRPNGGLNGRLPLTLPIVEFPYGPVTPTNTSMQTDDIALEWDIIADAPLVVTNPLAMFNALIGGPGLGINHGTYPNPEGNPPSGLVGGWTQEQWQAIMDNPEGYAATNPDIVNVQQYNDTRYITVAPRVLPMLVPLHMIGLGFVADLFEPALRDIIEQTGYDRSIPYGQPTTFRLIPIFNPIKLAIDLVQDIPKGIQQALNGGPPPLNPPETLTTSTLARTQETTEPAVEPGNKRSAPKLTSVKDTTPAVEQTTAVTEAKPEAVTDEKQADEKKTDENTVDKKVDTKKTDHKKAGDKKKVEPKKADATKVDTPKVDNEKKADADNNETEKADAAA, from the coding sequence ATGCGTAAATCGGTGCGGGCAATTCTCCTCGTGGTGCTGGCTCTGCTCAGCACGGTCGTCCTCGGTGTGGCCGCGGCGTTCACGTCGGCCCTCTCGCTCGCCGCCTCGACAGCGACGGTGCTGATCATGGGCGGCACCGGGACTCCGGACCCCGATGCGGAGCCCGGCTACGTCCCGAATGTGCTGAATTACTACGTCCTGACCAACACTCCGTGCACGGACCCGACCGTGGACTGCGTGCCTCTCGCGGTCGTCACCCCCGAGACGGCGTGGCCGCTGTACGGCGGGTTGTCGGCCCTGACCTGGAAGGATTCGATCAACCAGGGCGTCGAGGACCTCGACGCGGAGGTGCAGCCGCGGCTCGCGACGTTGAGCGCCGACAACCGCCTGGTGATCTTCGGCTACTCGCAGAGCGGCGCCATCGTCTCCATCGAGAAGCAGCGCCTCGCCGAGCAGCTGACACCCGAGGAGCAGGAATTCGTCAAGTGGGACATCATCGGGAACGTGTCGCGGCCTAACGGCGGCCTCAACGGCCGACTCCCCTTGACGCTGCCGATCGTCGAATTCCCTTACGGCCCAGTGACACCCACCAACACCTCGATGCAGACCGACGACATCGCGTTGGAGTGGGACATCATCGCCGACGCACCGCTGGTCGTGACCAACCCGCTCGCAATGTTCAACGCCTTGATCGGCGGTCCGGGTCTGGGGATCAACCACGGCACCTATCCGAACCCTGAAGGCAATCCGCCGTCGGGCTTGGTCGGCGGCTGGACGCAGGAGCAGTGGCAGGCGATCATGGACAACCCTGAGGGCTACGCCGCGACGAACCCGGACATCGTCAACGTGCAGCAGTACAACGACACCAGGTACATCACCGTCGCCCCGCGGGTGCTGCCGATGTTGGTGCCCCTGCACATGATCGGCCTCGGTTTCGTTGCCGATCTGTTCGAACCCGCACTGCGGGACATCATCGAGCAAACCGGTTACGACCGCTCCATCCCGTATGGCCAGCCGACCACGTTCCGGCTGATCCCGATCTTCAACCCGATCAAGCTGGCCATCGATCTCGTCCAAGACATCCCGAAGGGAATCCAGCAGGCGCTCAACGGCGGACCGCCTCCGCTGAACCCGCCGGAGACGCTCACCACGTCGACGCTGGCGAGGACGCAGGAAACGACGGAGCCGGCTGTTGAGCCGGGGAACAAGCGTTCGGCGCCCAAGCTGACGTCAGTCAAGGACACGACTCCCGCCGTCGAGCAGACCACCGCGGTGACGGAGGCGAAGCCTGAGGCCGTGACCGACGAGAAGCAAGCCGACGAGAAGAAGACCGACGAGAACACCGTCGACAAGAAGGTCGACACCAAGAAGACCGACCACAAGAAGGCCGGCGACAAGAAGAAGGTCGAGCCCAAGAAGGCCGACGCGACCAAGGTCGACACGCCCAAGGTCGATAACGAGAAGAAGGCCGACGCCGATAACAATGAGACGGAAAAGGCCGACGCTGCGGCCTGA
- a CDS encoding cyclopropane mycolic acid synthase family methyltransferase, whose amino-acid sequence MSDSAVISEKMRRNFDNIGAHYDLSDDFFGLFQDPSRIYSCAYFEPEDLSLEAAQYAKVDLHLDRLQLEPGMTVLDIGCGWGSTLKRAIERHDVNVVGLTLSRNQHAASVKLLDEMDTDRSRRILLRGWEEFDEPVDRILSIEAFEHFGFERYDEFFKKCFSILPDDGRMTIQSNISYHPDEFRARGIPLSIDVLKFIKFMVTDIFPGARLPSTQMMRTHGEAAGFSVDEVMSLRSHYVRTLTLWADALEANKARAIELQSETVYANYMQYLRGCAQKFADEYIDVHLVTYLKPGAAA is encoded by the coding sequence GTGTCGGATTCGGCAGTCATCTCAGAAAAGATGCGCAGGAACTTCGACAACATCGGCGCCCACTACGACCTTTCCGATGATTTCTTCGGGCTGTTTCAGGATCCCAGCAGAATTTACTCCTGCGCCTATTTCGAGCCCGAGGATCTGAGCCTGGAGGCGGCCCAGTACGCGAAGGTCGACCTGCACCTGGACCGGCTGCAGTTGGAGCCCGGCATGACCGTGCTCGACATCGGATGTGGCTGGGGCTCAACGCTGAAACGCGCAATCGAACGGCACGACGTCAACGTCGTCGGCCTGACGTTGAGCCGCAATCAGCACGCGGCCAGCGTCAAACTGCTCGACGAAATGGACACCGACCGCAGCAGGCGCATATTGCTGCGCGGCTGGGAGGAGTTCGACGAGCCGGTCGACCGCATTCTGTCGATCGAGGCGTTCGAGCATTTCGGATTCGAACGCTACGACGAGTTCTTCAAGAAGTGCTTTTCGATCCTGCCCGACGACGGCCGGATGACCATCCAGAGCAACATCAGCTACCACCCCGACGAGTTCCGGGCGCGCGGCATCCCGCTGTCGATCGACGTGCTCAAGTTCATCAAGTTCATGGTGACGGACATCTTCCCCGGCGCGCGCCTGCCGTCGACGCAGATGATGCGGACCCACGGCGAGGCGGCCGGGTTCAGCGTCGACGAGGTGATGTCGCTGCGGTCGCACTACGTGCGCACGTTGACGCTGTGGGCGGATGCACTCGAGGCCAACAAAGCGCGGGCCATCGAACTGCAGTCCGAGACGGTCTACGCGAACTACATGCAGTACCTGCGCGGCTGCGCGCAGAAGTTCGCCGACGAGTACATCGACGTCCATCTGGTCACGTACCTGAAGCCGGGCGCCGCAGCCTGA